The following are encoded together in the Glycine max cultivar Williams 82 chromosome 8, Glycine_max_v4.0, whole genome shotgun sequence genome:
- the LOC100788539 gene encoding hydroxyproline O-galactosyltransferase GALT6, producing the protein MKRVKKLYPLLSLLPNRPKPLQIFMAVMFLYLLFTTFEIETFLGFRTRFVSVTSLLGNEDQQQQQHTHFSKASNFPSQGVFQGSVHRKALQGLQKVSTLSFMEALNDTTVEENMVSELHNAARHAWLEGKRLWEQVESVKETMDDVARFKAENLSDSCKNSISLSGSELKEKKGVMVMVLPCGLTLGSHVTVVGTPRWAHWEDDPKIAVVKEEEGKVMVSQFMMELQGLKSVDKEEPPRILHFNPRLKGDYSGRPVIEQNTCYRMQWGSALRCEGWKSRADEDTVDGQVKCEKWIRDDDSHTEEAKATWWLSRLIGRTKKVTIDWPYPFVEGRLFVLTVSAGMEGYHVSVDGRHVTSFPYRTGFSLEDATGLSIKGDVYVHSIFAASLPSSHPSFAPQMHLELLPQWKVPPLLHVNVELFIGILSAGNHFAERMAVRKSWMQHKLIKSSNVVARFFVALHGRKDLNVEIKKETDYFGDIIIVPYMDHYDLVVLKTIAITEYGIRSVAAKYIMKCDDDTFVRIDSIISEARKVGSGRSLYLGNMNYHHRPLRSGKWAVTYEEWSEEEYPTYANGPGYIISADIARFIVSNFEKHRLKLFKMEDVSMGMWVEQFNSSRPVEYVHSFKFCQFGCIEDYFTAHYQSPRQMTCMWDKLQQKGQPLCCNMR; encoded by the exons ATGAAGAGGGTAAAGAAGCTATACCCATTGTTGTCGCTCCTACCCAACAGGCCTAAACCTCTTCAAATTTTCATGGCTGTGATGTTCCTCTACTTGCTCTTCACCACCTTCGAAATCGAAACTTTTCTTGGTTTCAGAACTAGGTTTGTGTCAGTGACTTCATTGCTGGGGAATGAAGACCAACAGCAACAGCAACATACCCATTTCAGCAAAGCCTCAAACTTTCCCTCACAAGGAGTGTTCCAAGGTTCGGTTCATCGAAAAGCCTTGCAGGGGTTGCAGAAAGTTTCCACCTTGAGTTTCATGGAGGCTTTGAACGACACCACTGTGGAAGAAAATATGGTTTCTGAACTCCACAATGCTGCTAGGCATGCTTGGCTTGAAGGGAAGAGGCTCTGGGAACAAGTTGAGAGTGTGAAAGAAACCATGGATGATGTGGCAAGGTTCAAGGCTGAGAACCTTTCTGATTCGTGCAAGAATTCGATTTCATTATCTGGGTCTGAATTGAAGGAGAAGAAAGGGGTAATGGTGATGGTGCTTCCTTGTGGTTTGACATTGGGGTCTCATGTGACTGTTGTGGGGACCCCACGTTGGGCTCACTGGGAGGATGATCCTAAGATAGCTGTGGTGAAGGAAGAGGAGGGGAAGGTGATGGTGTCACAGTTCATGATGGAGCTTCAGGGTTTGAAGAGTGTGGACAAGGAAGAGCCTCCTAGGATACTGCATTTCAATCCCAGGTTGAAGGGGGACTATAGTGGGAGGCCTGTGATTGAGCAGAACACTTGTTACAGGATGCAGTGGGGGTCTGCTCTAAGGTGTGAGGGATGGAAGTCCCGGGCCGACGAGGATACCG TTGATGGACAGGTGAAATGTGAAAAGTGGATTCGTGATGACGATAGCCACACAGAAGAGGCAAAGGCAACATGGTGGTTAAGTAGACTGATAGGGCGAACTAAGAAGGTGACTATAGATTGGCCATACCCTTTTGTAGAGGGGAGATTATTTGTTCTCACCGTGAGTGCTGGCATGGAAGGTTACCATGTTAGCGTGGATGGAAGGCATGTGACGTCTTTTCCCTATCGCACG GGCTTTTCTCTTGAGGATGCGACTGGTCTATCCATAAAAGGAGATGTTTATGTGCACTCTATATTTGCAGCTTCCTTACCCTCATCACATCCAAGTTTTGCTCCACAGATGCATCTTGAATTACTTCCTCAATGGAAAGTTCCACCTCTTCTCCATGTGAATGTGGAGCTTTTCATTGGAATACTTTCTGCTGGCAACCATTTTGCTGAACGGATGGCAGTAAGGAAATCATGGATGCAACATAAACTAATTAAATCTTCAAATGTCGTGGCTCGATTCTTTGTTGCCTTG CATGGAAGGAAAGATTTAAATGTGGAGATAAAGAAAGAAACAGATTATTTTGGCGATATTATTATAGTCCCCTACATGGATCATTATGACCTTGTTGTGTTGAAGACGATAGCTATCACTGAATATGGG ATTCGCTCAGTGGCTGCCAAGTATATCATGAAGTGCGATGATGACACATTTGTCAGAATAGATTCTATCATCAGCGAAGCAAGAAAAGTAGGAAGTGGTAGAAGTCTCTATCTTGGCAATATGAATTACCACCATAGGCCACTACGTTCTGGCAAATGGGCAGTAACATATGAG GAATGGTCAGAGGAAGAGTATCCTACCTATGCTAATGGTCCAGGCTATATAATCTCTGCAGACATTGCCCGGTTCATTGTATCCAACTTCGAGAAGCACAGATTAAAA TTATTTAAAATGGAGGATGTGAGCATGGGAATGTGGGTAGAGCAATTCAACAGTTCAAGGCCAGTTGAGTATGTGCACAGCTTCAAGTTCTGCCAATTTGGGTGCATTGAAGATTACTTCACTGCACATTACCAATCTCCAAGACAAATGACCTGTATGTGGGATAAGTTGCAACAAAAGGGACAACCCCTATGTTGCAACATGAGATAA
- the LOC100788001 gene encoding uncharacterized protein isoform X1 gives MGSCASKTDDDGCVRGRLRFSKKKTMKQRYGLRRRVSSQCSNGSLDEVDNMPEPALSDRSFANPTFQAGTIEEAWFDSAAVFDSDCDDDYQSVNDDVISLNGTETNCGVSTDQMHKPGELSKRHSAHISESVRNSDAEFFDIDATNSQCKRSGRVNEANEPVFLDEFSSVDAGSKWDDGDLHNCGILPCNCLSCLSSTDQRSLCFSPPNSTRKKDLMKHSFKGSGNATLFSSKTILQRPLAGSQVPFCPIEKKMLDCWSRIDPRTFKVRGPNYLKAKKKEFASNHAAYYPFGVDVFLSPQKIDHIARFVELPVMSSSGKLPPILVVNVQIPIYPATLFQGETNGEGVSFVLYFKLSDSYSKDLPLNFQENIRRLMDDEVEKVKSFRGDTIVPFRERLKILGRVVNPQDLHLSAAERKLMQTYNEKPLLSRPQHEFYSGENYYEIDLDMHRFSYISRKGFDMFLDRLKICILDVGLTIQGNKAEELPEQVLCCIRLNSIDYMNYQQLGITEEPL, from the exons ATGGGGTCTTGTGCGTCAAAGACTGATGATGATGGGTGTGTAAGAGGGAGGTTGAGGTTTTCCAAGAAGAAAACTATGAAGCAAAGATATGGACTCAGAAGAAGAGTGTCTTCTCAGTGTTCCAATGGATCATTGGACGAGGTTGATAATATGCCTGAGCCTGCCTTGTCTGATCGATCCTTTGCCAACCCCACTTTTCAag CAGGAACTATTGAGGAGGCATGGTTTGATTCAGCTGCAGTATTTGACTCAGATTGTGATGATGACTACCAGAGTGTTAATGATG ATGTGATATCTCTGAATGGAACTGAAACCAATTGTGGAGTTTCAACTGATCAGATGCATAAACCCGGGGAGCTATCAAAACGACATTCTGCACATATCTCCGAGAGTGTCAGAAATTCAGATGCTGAGTTTTTTGATATAGATGCCACAAATTCTCAATGTAAACGCAGTGGAAGAGTAAATGAAGCAAATGAACCTGtttttcttgatgaattttCCTCAGTGGATGCAGGCTCGAAATGGGATGATGGAGATTTGCACAACTGTGGGATTCTTCCATGCAATTGCTTGTCATGTCTTTCATCTACTGATCAGAGATCATTATGCTTTAGTCCTCCTAATAGTACAAGGAAGAAGGATCTTATGAAACATTCCTTTAAAGGGAGTGGGAATGCTACACTAT TTTCCTCAAAGACAATTCTACAAAGACCACTCGCTGGTTCTCAGGTACCCTTTTGTCCAATTGAGAAGAAAATGCTTGATTGTTGGTCACGCATTGACCCCCGCACTTTTAAAGTACGAGGACCAAATTATTTAAA GGCCAAGAAGAAAGAATTTGCTTCAAACCATGCTGCATATTACCCATTTGGTGTTGATGTATTCTTATCGCCACAGAAAATAGACCATATAGCTCGGTTTGTGGAACTTCCTGTGATGAGCTCTTCAGGGAAACTTCCACCCATACTAGTAGTGAATGTTCAG ATTCCTATTTACCCTGCCACACTTTTTCAAGGTGAAACCAATGGGGAGGGAGTGAGTTTTGTGTTATACTTTAAACTTTCTGATAGTTACTCCAAGGATCTTCCACTGAATTTTCAAGAAAACATTAGA AGGTTGATGGACGATGAAGTTGAAAAGGTAAAGAGTTTTCGTGGAGATACAATTGTTCCCTTCAGAGAAAGGTTGAAAATTTTAGGTCGTGTTGTCAACCCACAAGATCTTCATTTGAGTGCAGCAGAACGGAAGTTAATGCAGACATACAATGAGAAACCCCTTCTTTCACGTCCCCAACATGAGTTTTACTCG GGAGAAAATTACTATGAGATTGATTTGGACATGCATAGATTCAGTTATATCTCCAGGAAAGGTTTCGATATGTTCTTGGATAGATTAAAGATCTGCATTCTAGATGTTGGTCTCACTATTCAG GGGAACAAAGCAGAGGAGCTGCCAGAGCAAGTTTTATGTTGTATTAGGCTAAACAGCATTGATTATATGAATTACCAGCAACTGGGGATAACTGAGGAACCCCTCTAA
- the LOC100788001 gene encoding uncharacterized protein isoform X2, translating into MGSCASKTDDDGCVRGRLRFSKKKTMKQRYGLRRRVSSQCSNGSLDEVDNMPEPALSDRSFANPTFQGTIEEAWFDSAAVFDSDCDDDYQSVNDDVISLNGTETNCGVSTDQMHKPGELSKRHSAHISESVRNSDAEFFDIDATNSQCKRSGRVNEANEPVFLDEFSSVDAGSKWDDGDLHNCGILPCNCLSCLSSTDQRSLCFSPPNSTRKKDLMKHSFKGSGNATLFSSKTILQRPLAGSQVPFCPIEKKMLDCWSRIDPRTFKVRGPNYLKAKKKEFASNHAAYYPFGVDVFLSPQKIDHIARFVELPVMSSSGKLPPILVVNVQIPIYPATLFQGETNGEGVSFVLYFKLSDSYSKDLPLNFQENIRRLMDDEVEKVKSFRGDTIVPFRERLKILGRVVNPQDLHLSAAERKLMQTYNEKPLLSRPQHEFYSGENYYEIDLDMHRFSYISRKGFDMFLDRLKICILDVGLTIQGNKAEELPEQVLCCIRLNSIDYMNYQQLGITEEPL; encoded by the exons ATGGGGTCTTGTGCGTCAAAGACTGATGATGATGGGTGTGTAAGAGGGAGGTTGAGGTTTTCCAAGAAGAAAACTATGAAGCAAAGATATGGACTCAGAAGAAGAGTGTCTTCTCAGTGTTCCAATGGATCATTGGACGAGGTTGATAATATGCCTGAGCCTGCCTTGTCTGATCGATCCTTTGCCAACCCCACTTTTCAag GAACTATTGAGGAGGCATGGTTTGATTCAGCTGCAGTATTTGACTCAGATTGTGATGATGACTACCAGAGTGTTAATGATG ATGTGATATCTCTGAATGGAACTGAAACCAATTGTGGAGTTTCAACTGATCAGATGCATAAACCCGGGGAGCTATCAAAACGACATTCTGCACATATCTCCGAGAGTGTCAGAAATTCAGATGCTGAGTTTTTTGATATAGATGCCACAAATTCTCAATGTAAACGCAGTGGAAGAGTAAATGAAGCAAATGAACCTGtttttcttgatgaattttCCTCAGTGGATGCAGGCTCGAAATGGGATGATGGAGATTTGCACAACTGTGGGATTCTTCCATGCAATTGCTTGTCATGTCTTTCATCTACTGATCAGAGATCATTATGCTTTAGTCCTCCTAATAGTACAAGGAAGAAGGATCTTATGAAACATTCCTTTAAAGGGAGTGGGAATGCTACACTAT TTTCCTCAAAGACAATTCTACAAAGACCACTCGCTGGTTCTCAGGTACCCTTTTGTCCAATTGAGAAGAAAATGCTTGATTGTTGGTCACGCATTGACCCCCGCACTTTTAAAGTACGAGGACCAAATTATTTAAA GGCCAAGAAGAAAGAATTTGCTTCAAACCATGCTGCATATTACCCATTTGGTGTTGATGTATTCTTATCGCCACAGAAAATAGACCATATAGCTCGGTTTGTGGAACTTCCTGTGATGAGCTCTTCAGGGAAACTTCCACCCATACTAGTAGTGAATGTTCAG ATTCCTATTTACCCTGCCACACTTTTTCAAGGTGAAACCAATGGGGAGGGAGTGAGTTTTGTGTTATACTTTAAACTTTCTGATAGTTACTCCAAGGATCTTCCACTGAATTTTCAAGAAAACATTAGA AGGTTGATGGACGATGAAGTTGAAAAGGTAAAGAGTTTTCGTGGAGATACAATTGTTCCCTTCAGAGAAAGGTTGAAAATTTTAGGTCGTGTTGTCAACCCACAAGATCTTCATTTGAGTGCAGCAGAACGGAAGTTAATGCAGACATACAATGAGAAACCCCTTCTTTCACGTCCCCAACATGAGTTTTACTCG GGAGAAAATTACTATGAGATTGATTTGGACATGCATAGATTCAGTTATATCTCCAGGAAAGGTTTCGATATGTTCTTGGATAGATTAAAGATCTGCATTCTAGATGTTGGTCTCACTATTCAG GGGAACAAAGCAGAGGAGCTGCCAGAGCAAGTTTTATGTTGTATTAGGCTAAACAGCATTGATTATATGAATTACCAGCAACTGGGGATAACTGAGGAACCCCTCTAA
- the LOC102670178 gene encoding LRR receptor-like serine/threonine-protein kinase FLS2, whose product MDYDYQLLHVVALLTLIAFGGTSWTIEACSPNELEALMSFKNGIQKDTSGRVAKWIGQSCCDWEGIVCENATSRVTQINLPGFISTDTDLFQTQMKGLISPSITLLTFLEIIDLGGLVGLSGTIPQTIGLHLPKLQKLYLYGNNLTGPIPESIGELPNLQELALQENRLSGLIPVSLGSLKSLKRLLLYSNQFSGTIPDSLGNLMNLVELDVHDNALIGNIPNSVGEMQALEKLDLSNNLLSGKIPSSLTNLTVISVLYLNTNYLEGTVPFPSRSGEMSSLGFLRLHNNLLVGNIPSNIGYLVSLQRVSLSNNKLEGALPSSLGNLVALTELYLSGNFLSDQIPKSVGQLSQLIMLNISRNLIEGPLPQEMSSLQNLQTLDLSFNHLNLSAIPKWIENMSSLSNIYFAGCGIQGQIPDFFQRTNSPIQELDLSVNFLSGNIPSWIGSLNQLYKLNLSRNSLYSDIPDSFRNLQDLGILDLHSNRLAGTIASAFDIQQGVLGGSLKFVDLSANNFSSGIEEIGGGQCGIQFLNLSHNLLKGRLPNSIGKQNSLKSLDLSFNELGSNLPEVLGNLTSLERLKLQQNHFTGKIPNEFLKLLKLKELNLSNNLLEGEIPERKPLIDFPESSYSGNKGLCGKPLSPCKV is encoded by the coding sequence ATGGATTATGATTATCAGCTGCTACATGTAGTTGCACTGTTGACACTGATAGCCTTTGGAGGCACAAGTTGGACTATAGAAGCTTGCAGCCCCAACGAATTGGAAGCTTTGATGAGCTTCAAGAATGGAATACAAAAGGACACGTCTGGTCGCGTAGCTAAGTGGATTGGTCAGAGCTGCTGCGATTGGGAAGGAATTGTGTGTGAAAATGCAACCTCTAGAGTGACACAGATCAACCTCCCAGGTTTCATTTCCACAGATACAGATTTATTTCAAACACAAATGAAAGGGTTGATTTCTCCTTCTATAACACTTCTCACCTTTCTTGAAATCATTGATCTTGGTGGCTTAGTTGGTCTTAGTGGAACAATTCCACAAACCATTGGTTTGCACCTGCCAAAGCTACAAAAGCTCTACCTTTATGGCAACAATTTAACTGGTCCAATACCAGAAAGCATTGGAGAGTTGCCAAACCTCCAAGAACTGGCTCTGCAGGAAAATAGGCTATCCGGGTTGATCCCCGTGAGCCTTGGAAGCCTAAAGAGTCTCAAAAGGTTGCTGCTTTATTCAAATCAGTTTTCAGGTACAATACCAGACTCACTTGGGAATTTGATGAATTTGGTAGAATTGGATGTTCATGACAATGCTCTTATTGGTAATATTCCAAATAGTGTTGGTGAGATGCAGGCTTTGGAAAAGCTTGATCTTTCAAACAATTTGTTAAGCGGGAAGATACCTTCTTCATTAACCAATTTAACTGTCATTTCTGTCTTGTACCTGAACACCAATTATCTTGAGGGAACCGTACCATTTCCTTCAAGATCTGGTGAAATGTCTTCTCTGGGCTTCTTAAGACTACACAATAATCTCCTTGTTGGAAATATACCTTCCAATATTGGCTATTTGGTATCTCTTCAAAGAGTTTCATTATCAAACAACAAACTTGAAGGGGCACTGCCATCTAGTTTAGGCAATTTGGTAGCACTGACTGAGTTATATCTCAGTGGTAACTTCTTATCTGACCAAATACCAAAATCAGTGGGCCAACTTTCTCAGCTCATAATGTTGAACATATCTAGAAATTTGATTGAAGGCCCGTTACCCCAAGAGATGTCTTCCCTTCAAAATCTTCAAACACTTGATCTTTCTTTCAACCATCTGAATCTCTCTGCCATTCCAAAATGGATAGAAAACATGTCTTCACTTTCCAACATTTACTTTGCTGGCTGTGGAATACAGGGCCAAATTCCAGATTTTTTCCAAAGAACCAATAGTCCAATACAGGAACTGGACTTGTCAGTGAACTTTCTCAGTGGAAACATACCATCATGGATAGGAAGCCTCAATCAACTCTACAAGTTAAATCTCTCAAGGAACTCTCTTTATTCAGACATCCCTGACTCCTTTAGAAATTTGCAAGATTTAGGGATCCTTGATCTTCACTCAAATAGGCTAGCAGGCACCATAGCTTCAGCATTTGACATACAACAGGGTGTTTTGGGGGGATCATTGAAATTTGTTGATCTTTCTGCTAACAACTTCTCAAGTGGAATTGAGGAAATTGGTGGAGGGCAATGTGGTATTCAGTTTCTGAATTTGTCTCATAACCTTCTGAAAGGTAGGTTACCAAATTCAATTGGAAAACAGAATTCACTTAAAAGTTTggatttgagcttcaatgaaTTAGGCTCCAACTTGCCAGAGGTGCTGGGAAATTTAACCTCATTGGAGAGATTGAAGCTGCAGCAAAATCACTTCACTGGCAAAATTCCAAATGAATTTCTCAAGTTGTTAAAGCTGAAGGAATTAAACTTATCTAACAATCTTCTTGAAGGGGAAATTCCAGAGAGAAAACCTTTGATTGACTTTCCTGAGAGTTCATATTCTGGAAATAAAGGGTTATGTGGAAAGCCCCTCAGTCCTTGTAAAGTTTGA